In the genome of Rhodoplanes sp. Z2-YC6860, one region contains:
- a CDS encoding glycosyltransferase family 39 protein yields MTQPRLLDRLAAPAERLLAALSDSARRERTVTIVLTAYVAVWTLYGVLAKASQDVHPDMSEMVQWSRELALGYPKHPPMGAWLTAAWFAVFPAADWSFYLFAMVISGAALWIIWKIAGDYLDGEKRALALALVTLIPFFNFHALKFNANTILLPFWAATAFCFLRSYERRSVLWAALAGLFAAGSMLGKYWSVFLLLGLALAVLIDRRRAEYFKSAAPWVTIAVGAVAMAPHVIWLMTTDYTPLTYATNVRYGAGHPLKTAGNYLIGGLAYVAVPLFCALAAIRPNRAIAADLLWPRDPERRLAAIAFWAPLLLPAALAPVFDFEITPLWTMSAWALLPVVLLSSPLITLDRRPVIGTVMIAVVLPVVMVAAAPFIADSIHRKGMTPAAMHSRLLADRVAHEWRRITDKPLKFVGGDIDLAYGVAFYLPGKAVAFPGFNRILAPWVDVARLPRDGIAVVCPAGDPTCMMPATALNLSGPRIEADVTRSYFGRPGPTMRYVIMIVPPQP; encoded by the coding sequence ATGACCCAGCCTCGTCTGCTCGATCGTCTTGCCGCCCCGGCCGAGCGGCTGCTCGCAGCGCTCAGCGATTCGGCGCGGCGCGAGCGGACCGTGACCATTGTTCTGACCGCCTACGTGGCCGTGTGGACGCTTTATGGCGTGCTGGCCAAGGCGAGCCAGGACGTGCATCCCGACATGTCCGAGATGGTGCAGTGGTCGCGGGAGCTCGCCCTCGGCTATCCCAAGCATCCGCCGATGGGCGCGTGGCTCACCGCTGCGTGGTTCGCGGTGTTTCCGGCCGCCGACTGGTCGTTCTATCTGTTCGCCATGGTGATCTCGGGTGCGGCTCTCTGGATCATCTGGAAAATCGCGGGCGATTACCTCGACGGCGAGAAGCGGGCGCTTGCGCTGGCGCTCGTGACACTGATTCCGTTCTTCAACTTTCATGCGCTGAAGTTCAACGCCAACACCATCCTGTTGCCGTTCTGGGCTGCGACCGCGTTCTGCTTCCTGCGCTCCTACGAGCGGCGGAGCGTTCTCTGGGCCGCGCTCGCCGGATTGTTCGCGGCGGGCTCGATGCTCGGCAAATACTGGTCGGTGTTCCTGCTGCTGGGTCTGGCTCTTGCGGTGCTGATCGATCGGCGTCGCGCCGAATATTTCAAATCGGCCGCGCCGTGGGTGACGATCGCGGTCGGCGCCGTCGCGATGGCGCCACATGTCATCTGGCTGATGACAACGGACTACACGCCGCTCACCTACGCCACCAACGTCCGTTACGGCGCAGGGCATCCGCTGAAGACGGCGGGCAATTATCTGATCGGCGGTCTGGCTTATGTGGCGGTTCCGCTGTTTTGTGCGCTGGCCGCGATCCGCCCGAACCGTGCGATCGCAGCCGACCTGCTGTGGCCGAGAGATCCCGAGCGGAGGCTTGCGGCCATCGCGTTCTGGGCACCGCTGCTGTTGCCGGCGGCGCTCGCACCGGTCTTCGACTTCGAAATCACCCCGCTCTGGACCATGTCGGCCTGGGCGCTGCTGCCGGTGGTGCTGCTGTCGTCGCCTCTGATCACGCTCGATCGCCGGCCGGTGATCGGCACAGTCATGATTGCCGTCGTGCTGCCGGTCGTGATGGTCGCGGCTGCGCCATTCATCGCCGACAGCATCCACCGCAAAGGCATGACGCCGGCGGCGATGCATTCGCGGCTCCTCGCCGACCGTGTGGCCCACGAATGGCGGCGCATCACCGACAAGCCGCTCAAGTTCGTCGGCGGTGACATCGATCTGGCCTATGGCGTGGCGTTCTATCTGCCCGGCAAAGCCGTGGCCTTTCCGGGATTCAACCGCATACTGGCACCGTGGGTGGATGTGGCGCGCCTGCCGCGCGACGGGATTGCGGTGGTCTGCCCGGCCGGCGACCCGACATGCATGATGCCGGCCACGGCGCTCAATCTCTCCGGGCCGCGCATCGAAGCCGATGTCACGCGCAGCTATTTCGGCCGGCCGGGTCCGACCATGCGCTACGTGATCATGATCGTGCCGCCGCAGCCTTGA
- a CDS encoding lipo-like protein gives MPPHRTTLGMSVTIKLLDWIGERVALQLQKPTSGYEPYAAARPELVAMTIRPADILLVEGPRSKINSAIRYLTQSTWSHSAMYVGLGAGLGERDGEPLVLIEAELGKGVIASPLSKYATFNTRICRPVGLTPEDRIEVIRFVTERIGYAYDLKNIIDLMRYFLPNPPVPARWRRRMIALGSGEPTRAICSTLIAQAFEAVGYPILPEVRRVDDVSRKEILHIRHHSLYAPRDFDISPFFAVVKPTIETGFDYKKMQWDNHKNA, from the coding sequence TTGCCGCCTCACAGAACCACGCTGGGCATGTCGGTCACCATCAAGCTGCTGGACTGGATCGGGGAACGCGTCGCCCTGCAACTGCAGAAGCCGACCAGCGGCTACGAGCCTTATGCGGCGGCACGGCCCGAGCTCGTGGCGATGACCATCCGCCCGGCCGACATTCTCCTGGTCGAAGGCCCACGCTCGAAGATCAACTCGGCGATCCGTTATCTGACACAATCGACCTGGTCACATTCGGCGATGTATGTGGGCCTGGGCGCCGGTCTCGGCGAGCGCGACGGCGAGCCGCTGGTGCTGATCGAAGCCGAGCTTGGCAAGGGTGTGATCGCTTCGCCGCTGTCGAAGTACGCGACCTTCAACACCCGAATCTGCCGGCCGGTCGGCCTCACGCCGGAAGACCGCATCGAGGTGATCCGCTTTGTTACCGAGCGCATCGGCTACGCTTACGACCTGAAGAACATCATCGATCTGATGCGCTATTTCCTGCCGAACCCGCCGGTGCCGGCGCGCTGGCGCCGGCGCATGATTGCGCTCGGCTCCGGCGAGCCGACGCGCGCGATCTGCTCGACTTTGATCGCGCAGGCCTTCGAAGCGGTCGGTTACCCGATCCTGCCGGAGGTGCGGCGGGTAGACGACGTGAGCCGCAAGGAAATCCTTCACATCCGGCATCATTCGCTGTACGCACCGCGCGACTTCGACATCTCGCCGTTTTTCGCCGTGGTGAAGCCGACCATCGAGACCGGTTTCGACTATAAGAAGATGCAGTGGGACAACCACAAAAACGCCTGA
- a CDS encoding Bug family tripartite tricarboxylate transporter substrate binding protein: MGSWQSLGRHAAVMLSMLVVATGAAQAQNAAEFYRGKTINVYIGVGVGGEYDIQARLVARHIGKHIPGNPTVVPQNMTGAGGLRMINYLYNVAPKDGTNIGMIANASVAMQATGIAGVQFDAAQMQWLGSIAPAVETMAVWHSAGVNSIDDVRKKQVVAGASARGAITFIYPEMMNEFLGTKFKIVTGYPGGNQINLAMERGEVEARNNTWSSWKATKPDWLKDKKIVVIAQAGPRAPDLDAPSVEDAARTPQERQLIELVTSGTQLGRPFAANAAPADRVATLRAAFAATMKDPEFLAEAGQLGFEVDPVLGEKMQKIVEKVLATPKDVAAKAKGLLE; encoded by the coding sequence ATGGGCTCTTGGCAATCTCTTGGCCGCCACGCGGCGGTCATGCTGTCGATGCTGGTCGTCGCAACGGGCGCCGCGCAGGCGCAAAACGCGGCCGAGTTCTACCGCGGCAAGACGATCAACGTTTACATCGGCGTGGGCGTCGGCGGCGAATACGACATTCAGGCGCGTCTGGTGGCGCGCCACATCGGCAAGCACATCCCGGGCAATCCGACCGTGGTGCCGCAGAACATGACCGGCGCCGGCGGGCTTCGCATGATCAACTATCTCTATAACGTCGCGCCGAAGGACGGCACCAATATCGGCATGATCGCCAACGCTTCCGTGGCGATGCAGGCGACCGGCATCGCCGGGGTGCAATTCGACGCCGCGCAGATGCAGTGGCTCGGCTCGATCGCGCCAGCGGTCGAGACCATGGCGGTCTGGCATAGCGCCGGCGTGAACAGCATCGACGACGTGCGCAAGAAGCAGGTTGTGGCCGGCGCCTCCGCGCGCGGCGCCATCACCTTCATCTATCCGGAGATGATGAACGAGTTTCTCGGCACCAAATTCAAGATCGTCACCGGGTATCCGGGCGGCAACCAGATCAACCTCGCCATGGAGCGCGGCGAGGTCGAGGCACGCAACAACACCTGGTCGAGCTGGAAGGCCACCAAGCCGGACTGGCTGAAGGACAAGAAGATCGTCGTGATCGCCCAGGCCGGCCCGCGCGCGCCGGACCTCGACGCGCCCTCGGTGGAGGACGCGGCGCGGACGCCGCAGGAGCGGCAGCTGATTGAACTGGTCACCTCGGGCACGCAGCTCGGCCGGCCCTTTGCCGCCAACGCCGCACCGGCCGACCGGGTCGCGACGCTGCGGGCCGCTTTTGCCGCCACCATGAAGGACCCGGAGTTCCTGGCCGAGGCCGGTCAGCTGGGCTTCGAGGTCGATCCCGTCCTGGGCGAGAAAATGCAGAAAATCGTGGAAAAGGTGCTGGCGACGCCCAAGGACGTGGCCGCCAAGGCCAAAGGCCTGCTGGAGTGA
- the lepA gene encoding translation elongation factor 4, translated as MTAQAIDNIRNFSIVAHIDHGKSTLADRLIQLTGALQEREMVEQVLDSMDIERERGITIKAQTVRLGYRAKDGKDYILNLIDTPGHVDFAYEVNRSLAAVEGSLLVVDASQGVEAQTLANVYHAIDAGHEIVPVLNKVDLPAAEPEAVKKQIEDVIGIDASNALMISAKTGLGVPDVLEAIVTRLPPPKGDRNATLKALLVDSWYDAYLGVVVLVRIVDGTLKKGQRVRMMGTNAAYDVDRVGVFRPKLTPVDELGPGEIGYLTAAIKEVADTRVGDTITDDRKPVSEMLPGFKPAIPVVFCGLFPIDAAAFEDLRAAMGRLRLNDASFSFEMETSAALGFGFRCGFLGLLHLEIIQERLEREFNLDLIATAPSVIYKMNLRDGSQIEIHNPVDMPDPMKILEIQEPWIEATILTPDEYLGSVLKLCQDRRGQQVELTYVGTRAMAKYNLPLNEVVFDFYDRLKSVSKGYASFDYHLTDYREADLVKMSILVNEESVDALSMLVHRSRAEQRGRAMVEKLKELIPPHMFQVPIQAAIGGKIIARETVRAMRKDVTAKCYGGDVSRKRKLLDKQKKGKKKMRQYGKVDIPQEAFIAALKVDV; from the coding sequence ATGACGGCTCAAGCCATCGACAACATCCGCAATTTCTCGATCGTCGCCCACATCGACCACGGCAAGTCGACGCTGGCCGACCGGTTGATCCAGCTCACCGGCGCGCTCCAGGAGCGCGAAATGGTCGAGCAGGTGCTCGATTCCATGGATATCGAGCGCGAGCGCGGCATCACCATCAAGGCGCAGACCGTCCGGCTCGGCTACCGGGCCAAGGACGGCAAGGACTACATCCTCAACCTGATCGACACGCCCGGCCATGTCGACTTCGCCTATGAGGTGAACCGGTCGCTCGCCGCGGTCGAGGGCTCGCTGCTGGTGGTCGACGCGAGCCAGGGCGTCGAGGCCCAGACGCTCGCCAACGTCTATCATGCCATCGACGCCGGCCACGAGATCGTGCCGGTGCTGAACAAGGTCGACCTGCCGGCGGCCGAACCCGAGGCGGTGAAGAAGCAGATCGAGGACGTCATCGGCATCGACGCCTCGAACGCGCTGATGATCTCTGCCAAGACCGGGCTCGGCGTGCCGGACGTGCTGGAAGCGATCGTCACGCGACTGCCGCCACCCAAGGGCGATCGCAACGCGACGCTGAAGGCGTTGCTCGTCGACAGCTGGTACGACGCCTATCTCGGCGTCGTCGTGCTGGTCCGCATCGTCGACGGCACCCTGAAGAAGGGCCAGCGCGTTCGCATGATGGGCACCAACGCCGCCTACGACGTCGACCGCGTCGGCGTGTTCCGGCCCAAGCTCACGCCGGTGGACGAGCTCGGCCCGGGCGAGATCGGCTATCTCACCGCGGCGATCAAGGAAGTGGCCGACACCCGCGTCGGCGACACCATCACCGATGACCGCAAGCCGGTCTCCGAGATGCTGCCCGGCTTCAAGCCGGCCATTCCGGTGGTGTTCTGCGGCCTGTTCCCGATCGATGCCGCCGCGTTCGAAGACCTGCGTGCCGCCATGGGCCGGCTCCGCCTCAACGATGCGAGCTTCTCATTCGAGATGGAGACCAGCGCGGCGCTCGGTTTCGGCTTCCGCTGCGGCTTCCTTGGCCTCCTGCACCTCGAGATCATCCAGGAGCGGCTCGAGCGCGAGTTCAACCTCGACCTGATCGCGACCGCGCCGTCGGTCATCTACAAGATGAACCTGCGCGACGGCTCGCAGATCGAGATCCACAATCCGGTCGATATGCCGGACCCGATGAAGATCCTGGAAATCCAGGAACCATGGATCGAAGCGACGATTCTCACGCCGGACGAATATCTCGGTTCGGTGCTGAAGCTCTGCCAGGACCGCCGCGGCCAGCAGGTCGAGCTCACTTACGTGGGCACCCGCGCCATGGCGAAGTACAACCTGCCGCTCAACGAGGTGGTGTTCGATTTCTACGATCGCCTCAAGTCGGTGTCGAAGGGCTATGCCTCGTTCGACTACCATCTGACCGACTATCGCGAGGCCGACCTCGTCAAGATGTCGATCCTGGTCAACGAAGAATCGGTCGACGCACTGTCCATGCTGGTGCACCGCTCGCGCGCCGAGCAGCGCGGCCGCGCCATGGTGGAGAAGCTGAAAGAGCTGATCCCGCCGCACATGTTCCAGGTGCCGATCCAGGCCGCGATCGGCGGCAAGATCATTGCCCGCGAGACGGTGCGCGCCATGCGCAAGGACGTGACCGCCAAGTGCTATGGCGGCGACGTCAGCCGCAAGCGCAAGCTTCTCGACAAGCAGAAGAAGGGCAAGAAGAAGATGCGCCAGTACGGCAAGGTCGACATCCCGCAGGAGGCGTTCATCGCCGCCCTGAAGGTGGATGTCTGA
- a CDS encoding ADP-ribosylation/crystallin J1, with product MNQPDDTITLFCSVGPGEYLLIEKSGFRAFPPRTGQPMFYPVLTEAFALKIAHEWIVPDLKVAYVTRFKVRRAYLSRYPVDNAGGKDLDEYWIPAADLPEFNQNIVGPIEIIRQFHAAG from the coding sequence GTGAATCAGCCCGACGACACGATCACACTGTTCTGCTCCGTCGGCCCGGGGGAATACCTGCTCATCGAGAAATCCGGTTTCCGCGCGTTTCCGCCGCGCACCGGACAGCCGATGTTCTATCCGGTTTTGACCGAGGCCTTCGCGCTGAAGATCGCGCACGAATGGATCGTTCCGGACCTAAAAGTGGCCTACGTCACGCGCTTCAAAGTGCGGCGCGCGTATCTCTCGCGCTATCCGGTCGACAACGCCGGCGGCAAAGATCTCGACGAATATTGGATTCCCGCCGCCGACCTGCCCGAGTTCAACCAGAACATCGTCGGACCCATTGAGATCATCCGGCAATTTCACGCGGCCGGCTGA
- a CDS encoding putative bifunctional diguanylate cyclase/phosphodiesterase — translation MSGRYHPSGSKAANTLAGVAAWLRQCLATRRNAERAEAETAIAVENARLAHARLRAAIDILPEGVVFLDSEGRYILWNQQYADIYKRSADLFQPGVKLEDTLRVGVARGDYPEALGREETWIRERVERLYNPTGRHEQLLSDGRTILIEERLTGDGGVIGLRVDITEMKKREASFRLLFDGNPVPMFVYALDGFRILAVNDAAVKHYGYGREAMLAMKLGAIHSGDCQALDTIDKTAEDSAGRTWQHRKACGSIIDVAIFFSQLTYEGQSAALIAAVDITARKRAEARIAFMAHHDALTSLPNRVLLRLRMEEMLAGLRHGGSGFAVICLDLDNFKWVNDTLGHSLGDTLLQQLGERLRRELPERETIARLGGDEFAILQSHVETPGDVSELMTRLLSLFGEPFDLDGHTVTVGASMGVALAPDDGCDTDRLLKNADMALYRAKAEGKGAFCFFEQDMDARVQSRRRLEIDMRTALQAGGFEVHYQPLVGLDSGEFRAFEALIRWPHPERGMISPAEFIPVAEETGLISQLGLFVLRRACADAARWPDGVNVAVNLSPIQFKNGVLLQTVRDALTEAGLSPTRLELEITETLLLDKSELVSSTLHALRALGVRISMDDFGTGYSSLSYLRSFPFDKIKIDRSFVHDISANADSQAIVRAIVSLGESLGIKITAEGVETETDLAYLKAEGCTEGQGFLFSKALPQREILALLAEQKTRRAA, via the coding sequence ATGTCTGGCCGTTATCATCCCAGTGGTTCGAAGGCGGCAAACACGCTTGCCGGTGTCGCTGCCTGGTTGCGGCAATGCCTTGCGACCCGTCGCAACGCTGAGCGGGCCGAGGCTGAAACGGCCATCGCGGTGGAGAATGCGCGGCTGGCGCATGCCCGGTTGCGCGCGGCGATCGATATCCTGCCCGAGGGCGTTGTGTTCCTCGACTCAGAGGGCCGCTACATCCTCTGGAACCAGCAATACGCCGACATCTACAAGCGCTCCGCCGATCTGTTCCAGCCAGGCGTCAAGCTCGAGGACACGCTGCGGGTCGGCGTTGCGCGCGGCGACTATCCTGAAGCGCTCGGCCGTGAAGAGACGTGGATCAGGGAGCGCGTTGAACGGCTGTACAATCCAACCGGCCGCCACGAGCAGCTTCTGTCCGACGGCCGTACGATCCTGATCGAGGAGCGGCTCACCGGCGACGGCGGCGTCATCGGCCTGCGCGTCGACATCACCGAGATGAAGAAGCGCGAGGCCTCGTTCCGCCTTCTGTTCGACGGCAATCCGGTGCCGATGTTCGTCTATGCGCTCGACGGTTTCCGCATCCTCGCCGTCAACGATGCTGCGGTGAAGCACTACGGTTACGGCCGCGAAGCGATGCTGGCGATGAAGCTTGGCGCCATCCACTCGGGCGATTGCCAAGCTCTCGATACAATCGACAAAACCGCCGAGGACAGCGCCGGCCGGACCTGGCAGCATCGCAAGGCTTGCGGCTCGATCATCGATGTCGCGATCTTCTTCAGCCAGCTCACCTACGAGGGCCAGAGCGCCGCGCTCATTGCCGCCGTCGACATCACGGCGCGAAAGCGCGCCGAAGCCCGCATCGCCTTCATGGCGCATCACGATGCGCTTACCTCATTGCCCAACCGCGTGCTGCTGCGGCTGCGCATGGAGGAGATGCTGGCCGGATTGCGTCACGGCGGCTCGGGTTTTGCGGTGATCTGCCTCGACCTCGATAATTTCAAATGGGTCAACGACACGCTCGGCCATTCCCTCGGCGATACGCTGTTGCAGCAGCTTGGCGAGCGGCTGCGGCGTGAACTGCCGGAGCGCGAGACCATCGCGCGGCTCGGCGGCGACGAGTTTGCCATCCTTCAATCCCATGTCGAGACGCCCGGCGACGTGAGCGAGCTCATGACGCGGCTATTGTCCCTGTTCGGCGAGCCGTTCGATCTCGACGGCCACACCGTGACGGTCGGCGCCAGCATGGGCGTGGCTCTGGCTCCGGACGACGGCTGTGACACCGACCGGCTGCTCAAGAACGCCGACATGGCGCTCTATCGCGCCAAGGCCGAAGGCAAGGGCGCGTTCTGCTTCTTCGAGCAGGACATGGATGCACGCGTGCAGTCGCGGCGGCGGCTCGAGATCGACATGCGGACGGCACTGCAGGCCGGGGGCTTCGAGGTGCACTACCAGCCGTTGGTCGGACTCGACAGCGGCGAGTTCCGCGCCTTCGAGGCGCTGATCCGCTGGCCGCATCCCGAACGCGGCATGATCTCGCCGGCAGAATTCATCCCAGTCGCCGAGGAAACCGGTTTGATCTCGCAGCTTGGCCTGTTCGTGCTGCGGCGCGCCTGCGCCGATGCGGCGCGCTGGCCCGATGGCGTTAACGTCGCGGTCAATCTGTCGCCGATCCAGTTCAAGAACGGCGTATTGCTGCAGACGGTGCGCGATGCGCTCACTGAGGCGGGACTTTCGCCGACACGACTCGAGCTCGAGATCACCGAGACGTTGCTGCTCGACAAGAGCGAGCTGGTCTCCTCGACATTGCATGCGCTCCGCGCGCTCGGTGTGCGAATCTCGATGGACGACTTCGGCACCGGCTATTCGTCGCTGAGTTATCTGCGGAGCTTTCCGTTCGACAAGATCAAGATCGACCGCTCGTTCGTGCACGACATCAGCGCCAATGCGGATTCGCAGGCCATCGTGCGGGCGATCGTCAGCCTCGGCGAAAGCTTAGGGATCAAGATCACGGCGGAGGGCGTCGAGACCGAAACCGATCTTGCCTATCTGAAAGCCGAAGGCTGCACCGAGGGGCAGGGCTTTCTGTTCAGCAAAGCGCTGCCGCAGCGGGAAATTCTGGCGCTGCTCGCGGAGCAGAAAACCAGGCGCGCGGCTTGA
- a CDS encoding RidA family protein produces MAEYLGKSEQQKRRAYSPAVITQGGKTVWLAGQTATQDEQGNDIAGNFDAQVRTIFSLIDKTMQSCGGRLANMVTMTVFINDPRNGDRFVEMRRDFFPDGNYPASALITVSNFARPGMLIEIQGVAVIGG; encoded by the coding sequence ATGGCCGAGTACCTGGGAAAGTCCGAGCAACAGAAGCGGCGGGCCTATTCCCCCGCAGTGATCACCCAGGGCGGCAAGACCGTCTGGCTTGCCGGCCAGACAGCCACACAGGACGAGCAGGGCAACGACATCGCCGGCAACTTCGATGCACAGGTGCGCACCATCTTCAGCCTGATCGACAAGACGATGCAGAGCTGCGGCGGGCGCCTCGCCAACATGGTCACCATGACGGTGTTCATCAACGATCCGCGCAACGGCGACCGCTTCGTCGAGATGCGCCGCGATTTCTTCCCGGATGGAAACTATCCGGCGAGCGCCCTGATCACGGTGTCGAACTTCGCGCGCCCCGGCATGCTGATCGAGATCCAGGGCGTGGCGGTCATCGGCGGATGA
- a CDS encoding L,D-transpeptidase: MRRGFGAAGVAGQISGCVFASVVICASPAGADVVIAVDKAAQRMAVTVDGKQEYVWKVSTGTGGAPKAGTYRPQRLEKSWFSHKYDMSPMPHSIFFDESKGIAIHGTQYVSRLGTSASHGCVRLAPANAATLFKLVQSRGKADTTIIVTHSGWPDLAKLAPKPERTPESKPEAAPALNLQAAPEPKPEAKPVAVPDAKPAAAAPIKASLPVVAAPKQSAATPVVATAKKPDRVLMERMVDAPPGTMGALATRPAEPPSLASAGSEPVKLPPQQQ, translated from the coding sequence ATGCGTCGCGGTTTCGGCGCGGCCGGTGTGGCGGGCCAGATATCGGGCTGCGTCTTTGCCAGCGTTGTCATCTGTGCGAGCCCCGCAGGGGCCGACGTCGTCATCGCCGTCGATAAGGCCGCCCAGCGTATGGCCGTCACGGTGGACGGCAAGCAGGAATACGTCTGGAAGGTCTCGACCGGCACCGGCGGCGCGCCCAAGGCCGGCACCTACCGTCCGCAGCGGCTGGAGAAGTCGTGGTTCTCGCACAAGTACGACATGTCGCCGATGCCGCATTCGATCTTCTTCGACGAAAGCAAAGGCATTGCGATTCACGGCACACAATATGTTTCGCGGCTCGGCACCAGCGCGTCGCACGGCTGCGTGCGGCTTGCTCCCGCGAATGCCGCGACATTGTTCAAGCTGGTGCAGTCGCGGGGCAAGGCGGACACGACGATCATCGTGACCCATTCGGGCTGGCCGGACCTCGCCAAGCTTGCGCCCAAACCTGAGAGAACGCCGGAGAGCAAGCCTGAAGCTGCCCCCGCGCTGAACCTGCAAGCTGCGCCCGAACCGAAACCGGAAGCAAAGCCGGTCGCCGTTCCGGACGCGAAGCCCGCCGCTGCGGCGCCGATCAAGGCGAGTCTGCCGGTCGTCGCTGCGCCGAAGCAGAGTGCTGCGACGCCGGTCGTGGCAACCGCGAAAAAGCCCGACCGAGTGCTGATGGAGCGCATGGTCGACGCACCGCCCGGCACCATGGGCGCGCTGGCCACGCGGCCGGCCGAGCCGCCGTCGCTCGCTTCGGCGGGCTCCGAGCCGGTCAAGCTGCCGCCTCAACAGCAATAA
- the mepA gene encoding penicillin-insensitive murein endopeptidase translates to MSKLATLLAWSAALLIAGCGLASAQDLGTLNPKPLPPLEHIDANTPAKEQFGRKTTPLATTTPRSIGYYTHGCLAGGEALPINGPTWQVMRLSRNRNWGHPELIKVIERLANKAPSIGWSGFLIGDMAQPRGGPMINGHWSHQVGLDADAWLMPMPNRELSREERETMMSTNVVNDQWTDVNPKIWSEKYIALYKMLAQDPEVERVLANPAIKKALCRDVKGDRSWLHKIRPVLGHNYHFHIRIRCPKDSPDCKAQPTTPTDEGCGKDLDWWFVKKNLDVPKGTTSKPILMSALPPACRQVLSGQ, encoded by the coding sequence ATGTCGAAGCTGGCCACCTTGCTGGCGTGGAGTGCGGCCCTGCTGATCGCAGGATGCGGCCTCGCCTCCGCGCAAGACCTCGGCACCCTCAATCCCAAGCCGCTGCCGCCGCTCGAACATATCGACGCCAACACGCCGGCCAAGGAGCAGTTCGGCCGCAAGACCACGCCTCTGGCCACCACGACGCCGCGCTCGATCGGCTACTACACCCACGGCTGCCTCGCCGGCGGTGAGGCGCTGCCGATCAACGGCCCGACATGGCAGGTGATGCGGCTGTCGCGCAACCGCAACTGGGGCCATCCGGAGCTCATCAAGGTCATAGAGCGGCTCGCCAACAAGGCACCGTCGATCGGCTGGAGCGGCTTCCTGATCGGCGACATGGCGCAGCCGCGCGGCGGCCCGATGATCAACGGGCATTGGAGCCATCAGGTCGGGCTCGATGCCGACGCCTGGCTGATGCCGATGCCGAACCGTGAGCTTTCGCGCGAGGAGCGCGAGACGATGATGTCGACCAACGTGGTCAACGATCAGTGGACCGACGTCAATCCGAAGATCTGGTCGGAGAAATACATCGCTCTGTACAAGATGCTCGCCCAGGATCCCGAGGTCGAGCGCGTGCTCGCCAATCCGGCGATCAAGAAGGCGCTATGCCGCGACGTGAAGGGCGATCGCTCCTGGCTGCACAAGATCCGCCCGGTGCTTGGCCACAACTATCACTTCCACATCCGCATCCGTTGTCCGAAGGACAGCCCGGACTGCAAGGCGCAGCCCACGACCCCGACCGACGAAGGCTGCGGCAAGGACCTCGACTGGTGGTTCGTCAAGAAGAACCTCGATGTGCCGAAGGGCACGACGTCGAAGCCGATCCTGATGTCAGCGCTGCCGCCCGCCTGCCGGCAGGTTTTGTCGGGGCAATGA